A section of the Phacochoerus africanus isolate WHEZ1 chromosome 4, ROS_Pafr_v1, whole genome shotgun sequence genome encodes:
- the BRD4 gene encoding bromodomain-containing protein 4 isoform X4, whose product MSAESGPGTRLRNLPVMGDGLETTQMSTTQAQAQPQQANTASTNPPPPETSNPNKPKRQTNQLQYLLKVVLKTLWKHQFAWPFQQPVDAVKLNLPDYYKIIKTPMDMGTIKKRLENNYYWNAQECIQDFNTMFTNCYIYNKPGDDIVLMAEALEKLFLQKINELPTEETEIMIVQAKGRGRGRKEAVSAKPGVSAVPNTTQASTPPQTQTPQQNPPPVQATPHPFPAVTPDLIVQTPVMTVVPPQPLQTPPPVPPQPPPPPAPAPQPVQSHPPIIAATPQPVKTKKGVKRKADTTTPTTIDPIHEPPSLPPEPKTTKLGPRRESSRPVKPPKKDVPDSQQHPAPDKSSKVSEQLKCCSGILKEMFAKKHAAYAWPFYKPVDVEALGLHDYCDIIKHPMDMSTIKSKLEAREYRDAQEFGADVRLMFSNCYKYNPPDHEVVAMARKLQDVFEMRFAKMPDEPEEPVVAVSSPAVPPPTKVVAPPSSSDSSSDSSSDSDSSTDDSEEERAQRLAELQEQLKAVHEQLAALSQPQQNKPKKKEKDKKEKKKEKHKKKEEVEENKKSKAKELPPKKTKKNNSSNSNTSKKEPAPLKNKPPPAYESEEEDKCKPMSYEEKRQLSLDINKLPGEKLGRVVHIIQSREPSLKNSNPDEIEIDFETLKPSTLRELERYVTSCLRKKRKPQAEKVDVIAGSSKMKGFSSSESESTSESSSSDSEDSETGPA is encoded by the exons ATGTCTGCGGAGAGCGGCCCTGGGACGAGATTGAGAAATCTGCCAGTAATGGGGGATGGACtagaaactacccaaatgtctaCAACGCAGGCCCAGGCCCAACCCCAGCAAGCCAATACAGCCAGcaccaaccccccacccccggagacTTCTAACCCCAACAAGCCCAAGAGGCAGACCAACCAACTGCAATATCTGCTCAAAGTGGTGCTCAAGACACTATGGAAACACCAGTTTGCGTGGCCTTTCCAGCAGCCTGTGGATGCCGTCAAGCTAAACCTCCCT gattactataaaatcattaaaacacCTATGGATATGGGAACAATAAAGAAGCGCTTGGAAAACAACTATTACTGGAATGCTCAGGAATGTATCCAGGACTTCAACACTATGTTTACAAATTGTTACATCTACAACAAG CCTGGAGATGACATAGTCTTAATGGCAGAAGCTCTGGAGAAGCTCTTCTTGCAAAAAATCAACGAACTGCCCACAGAAGAAACTGAGATCATGATAGTCCAGGCAAAAGGAAGAGGACGTGGGAGGAAAGAAGCAG TGTCGGCAAAACCTGGCGTCTCTGCGGTACCAAACACAACACAAGCATCGACTCCTCCGCAGACCCAGACCCCTCAGCAGAATCCTCCACCCGTGCAGGCCACTCCTCACCCCTTCCCTGCCGTCACCCCAGACCTCATCGTCCAGACCCCTGTTATGACAGTGGTACCTCCCCAGCCACTGCAGACGCCCCCGCCGGTGCCCCCTcaaccaccacccccacccgctCCAGCCCCCCAGCCCGTGCAGAGCCACCCACCCATCATTGCGGCCACCCCACAACCTGTGAAG ACAAAGAAGGGGGTTAAGAGGAAAGCagacaccaccacccccaccaccatcgACCCCATTCACGAGCCTCCCTCACTGCCCCCGGAGCCCAAGACCACCAAGCTGGGCCCCCGGCGGGAGAGCAGCCGGCCTGTTAAGCCTCCGAAGAAGGATGTGCCTGACTCGCAGCAGCACCCAGCGCCAGATAAGAGCAGCAAGGTCTCAGAGCAGCTTAAGTGCTGTAGTGGCATCCTCAAGGAAATGTTTGCCAAGAAGCATGCGGCTTACGCCTGGCCATTCTACAAGCCCGTGGACGTGGAGGCGCTGGGCCTACATGACTACTGTGACATCATCAAGCACCCCATGGACATGAGCACTATAAAG TCTAAACTGGAGGCCCGTGAGTACCGCGATGCTCAGGAATTTGGTGCCGATGTCCGATTGATGTTCTCCAACTGCTACAAGTATAACCCTCCTGACCATGAGGTGGTGGCCATGGCCCGCAAGCTCCAG GATGTGTTTGAGATGCGCTTTGCCAAGATGCCAGATGAGCCCGAAGAGCCTGTAGTGGCTGTGTCCTCCCCAGCGGTGCCACCACCCACCAAGGTCGTGGCCCCACCCTCATCCAGTGACAGCAGCAGTGATAGCTCCTCAGACAGTGACAGCTCCACTGATGACTCCGAGGAGGAACGAGCCCAACGACTGGCTGAGCTCCAGGAGCAG CTCAAAGCCGTGCACGAGCAGCTTGCAGCCCTTTCACAGCCCCAGCAgaacaaaccaaagaaaaaggagaaagacaaaaaggaaaagaaaaaagaaaagcacaaaaagaaagaggaggtggaggagaatAAGAAAAGCAAAGCCAAGGAACTTCCTcccaaaaagaccaagaaaaataatagcagcaacagcaacacaag CAAGAAGGAGCCAGCACCCTTGAAGAACAAGCCCCCTCCTGCATATGAGTCGGAAGAAGAGGACAAGTGCAAGCCTATGTCGTATGAGGAAAAGCGACAGCTTAGCTTGGACATCAACAAGCTCCCTGGTGAAAAGCTGGGCCGCGTGGTGCACATCATTCAGTCTCGAGAGCCCTCGCTCAAGAACTCCAACCCTGATGAGATTGAGATTGACTTCGAGACCCTGAAGCCATCTACTCTGCGTGAACTGGAGCGCTATGTCACCTCCTGTTTAcggaagaaaaggaaacctcaAG CTGAGAAAGTTGACGTGATTGCTGGCTCCTCCAAGATGAAGGGCTTCTCATCCTCAGAGTCAGAAAGCACCAGCGAGTCCAGCTCCTCTGACAGCGAAGACTCTGAAACAG